In Papio anubis isolate 15944 chromosome 20, Panubis1.0, whole genome shotgun sequence, a single window of DNA contains:
- the EHD2 gene encoding EH domain-containing protein 2 codes for MFSWLKRGGARGQQPEAIRTVTSALKELYRTKLLPLEEHYRFGAFHSPALEDADFDGKPMVLVAGQYSTGKTSFIQYLLEQEVPGSRVGPEPTTDCFVAVMHGDTEGTVPGNALVVDPDKPFRKLNPFGNTFLNRFMCAQLPNQVLESISIIDTPGILSGAKQRVSRGYDFPAVLRWFAERVDLIILLFDAHKLEISDEFSEAIGALRGHEDKIRVVLNKADMVETQQLMRVYGALMWALGKVVGTPEVLRVYIGSFWSQPLLVPDNRRLFELEEQDLFRDIQGLPRHAALRKLNDLVKRARLVRVHAYIISYLKKEMPSVFGKENKKKQLILKLPVIFAKIQLEHHISPGDFPDCQKMQELLMAHDFTKFHSLKPKLLEALDEMLTHDIAKLMPLLRQEELENTEVGVQGGAFEGTHMGPFVERGPDEAMEDGEEGSDDEAEWVVTKDKSKYDEIFYNLAPADGKLSGSKAKTWMVGTKLPNSVLGRIWKLSDVDRDGMLDDEEFALASHLIEAKLEGHGLPANLPRRLVPPSKRRHKGSAE; via the exons ATGTTCAGCTGGCTGAAGCGGGGTGGGGCACGGGGCCAGCAGCCCGAGGCCATCCGCACAGTGACCTCGGCCCTCAAGGAGCTGTACCGCACGAAGCTGCTGCCGCTGGAGGAGCACTACCGCTTCGGGGCCTTCCACTCGCCGGCCCTGGAGGACGCAGACTTCGACGGCAAGCCCATGGTGCTGGTGGCTGGCCAGTACAGCACGGGCAAGACCAGCTTCATCCAGTACCTGCTGGAGCAGGAGGTGCCCGGCTCCCGCGTGGGGCCTGAGCCCACCACCGACTGCTTTGTGGCCGTCATGCATGGGGACACTGAGGGCACCGTGCCCGGCAATGCCCTCGTCGTGGACCCAGACAAGCCCTTCCGCAAACTCAACCCCTTCGGAAACACCTTCCTCAACAG GTTCATGTGTGCCCAGCTCCCCAATCAGGTCCTGGAGAGCATCAGCATCATTGACACCCCGGGTATCCTGTCGGGTGCCAAACAGAGAGTGAGCCGTG GCTACGACTTCCCGGCCGTGCTGCGCTGGTTCGCGGAGCGCGTGGACCTCATCATCCTGCTCTTCGACGCGCACAAGTTGGAGATCTCGGACGAGTTCTCGGAGGCCATCGGCGCGCTGCGGGGCCATGAGGACAAGATCCGCGTAGTGCTCAACAAGGCCGACATGGTGGAGACGCAGCAGCTGATGCGCGTCTACGGCGCGCTCATGTGGgcgctgggcaaggtggtgggcacgCCCGAGGTGTTGCGTGTCTACATCGGCTCCTTCTGGTCCCAGCCTCTCCTCGTGCCCGACAATCGGCGCCTCTTTGAGCTGGAGGAGCAGGACCTCTTTCGCGACATCCAGGGCCTGCCCCGGCACGCCGCCTTGCGCAAGCTCAACGACCTGGTGAAGAGGGCCCGGCTGGTGCGG GTTCATGCTTACATCATCAGCTACCTGAAGAAGGAGATGCCCTCTGTGTTTGGGAAGGAGAACAAGAAGAAGCAGCTGATCCTCAAACTGCCCGTCATCTTTGCGAAGATTCAGCTGGAACATCACATCTCCCCTGGGGACTTTCCTGATTGCCAGAAAATGCAG GAGCTGCTGATGGCGCACGACTTCACCAAGTTTCACTCGCTGAAGCCGAAGCTGCTGGAGGCGCTGGATGAGATGCTGACGCACGACATTGCCAAGCTCATGCCCCTGCTGcggcaggaggagctggagaaTACCGAGGTGGGCGTGCAGGGGGGTGCTTTTGAGGGCACCCACATGGGCCCGTTCGTGGAGCGGGGACCTGACGAGGCCATGGAGGACGGCGAGGAGGGTTCGGACGACGAGGCTGAGTGGGTGGTGACCAAGGACAAGTCCAAATACGACGAGATCTTCTACAACCTGGCACCTGCCGATGGCAAGCTGAGCGGCTCCAAGGCCAAGACCTGGATGGTGGGGACCAAACTCCCCAACTCGGTTCTGGGGCGCATCTGGAAGCTGAGCGACGTGGACCGCGACGGCATGCTGGATGACGAGGAGTTCGCGCTGGCCAGTCACCTCATCGAGGCCAAGCTGGAGGGCCACGGGCTGCCCGCCAACCTGCCCCGTCGCCTGGTGCCACCCTCCAAGCGACGCCACAAGGGCTCCGCCGAGTGA